The DNA window ccaccaccatagtAAATGACTATGAGAGTTGTAGGTAGTATTCAATAGATCAATCCAGTGACACTGTGCTTAAGCATCACACAATTCAGATTTTAaagatttccaaaaaaaaaaaaagaaactatatagaataaatattaaaagggGTGAAAACATATATAGactattatagaaaataaagctTTGTGTTAGAATCAAACGTGTTCAAAAAGTCCATGAGAAATCACATCGATTGTAACCGTCTATGAGGTAGTCTTACCTGAGGACACTGGCTCCTTGAAATTCCTCTTCAAGTACAACAGTATtgtgttaattttatttcctaagaAGGCCACTACTATACTCAAACTTACAGTTTTCTCTTTACATGTCTCAGGCATCCACCaaactccctcctcccttctaGACTGGATTAGAAGCTCTTCAGAAGAAACCCCCTTATCACAGATACAGCCCAATAAAACTTTCTGcgatgataaaaatattctgtattaaCACTGTCCAATAGGTAGCCACTAACCATATGTGGCTACTGAGTACCGTAATGTGGCTAGAGTAAGTgtgcaaattaatttttaatttaaattaatttaaataaaaatgagcacATGTTGCTAGTGGCTAATATAGGACAGCAGAGctttaaaacaattattctcAAACTTGGAAGAGCATACCTACCACCCACTTAGAGAtctcattaaaaatgtaatatcaaTTCCATTGATTTGGGGTTGGGCCCGAAATTCTGTATGTCTAACAAGCTTCAGAGTGATGCCAGTATAGCTGGGATATGGCTGCTCCGCCCTTAAATACCTGACAGTAAGTAGAAGTATGCTGGTCTGATATCTGCCCCCTAACCCTGAGTGTACTTTTCCCTTTACTAAACTTTTGAGTTctttaagagaataaatgtgaTTATCTTTGTAAACCTGGTATTTGTACACTATTCTTGGCATGTAGTGGACAttaaattgttgaatgaatgaatgatgcttGTTTGGTGCCTACCTCAAAAAGGAGAGCACTTGAGATCCTTGTGTCTATTCCTACAGGTAACTGAACCTAAGCCAAAATTTAAGTAGACTCTTAACTCCACAAAATGAATAATCTTCTCACTGCTTTTAGGCACCAGCAGAGACGGGATTTTTAAGTTACCCTTGCAGTATATAGGAGGCAATGAATGTGAAGCAGTAGACTGTAAGAGTTAATGTTGAATTTTTCTACTACACATACCCTATGATCTGTGTGTAGAACACTTCTTCCGGAATCTTTTATTAGGACAGTATTTCACAgaatttattagtattatttttgttaatttacaAACCTTTATTCACCATGATTTACCATGTATGCTTTAGTGGCATGAAAGCAGTGGTAGGTAGCAAGGTAGTGAGACTCCAGAATCGAGCCAACAATACAATGCCATTTATTAGAGGATAATGTCTTCAAGCCTGGGATTCCTTATCTTTACACCTCAGATATTGCATTATACATTGAAAAACTAAGAATGAAACTTCAATTAATATTGGTTTCCCTTACTAGAGGTCTTTCTTTATTAGGAATGCCAAAAACGATGTGAATGTATATGTCTCTGCCAAACGCTAAGTCTCATGATTGGCCAAATTTAAGAAGTATTGCtacattttaagaattaataaaaatggccgggcgtggtggctcacgccagtaatcccagcactttgtgaggccaaggtgggtggatcacctgaagtcaggagttcgagaccaccctggccaacatggcgaaaccccgtctttactaagaaaatacaaaaattacccaggtgtggcgACGCGTGCCTGAAATcacagctactcgtgaggctgaggcatgagaatcgcttgaacccagaaggcggaggttgcagtgagccgagatagcgccactgcactccagcctgggcaacagagtgagaccccgtatcaaaaaaaaaaaattagtaaaaatacattttcaaagaatcttcacatttaaaaattaaagctaggcgcctgtaatcccagaactttgggaggccgaggcgggtggatcacctgaggtcaggagttcgagaccagcctagtcaacatggcgaaaccccatctctactaaaaatacaaaaattagccgggcgtggtgacgcgcgcctgtagttgcagctactgcaggggctgaggcagaagaatcgctcgaacccgagaggcggaggttgcagtgagccgagatcacgccactgcactccagtctggggcagagcaaaactgtttcaaaagaaataataattttattctcttGTCTATCCATTCGGTAGACAAGTGTAGCGTTACTGCCTCCTTTTTGCAAATAATAAGGATTTTAGGAGACAGACATTATCAGTTCGAGAGCCCACAGGCACTGGACTAGAAGACACAGAAACCTACACTCAAGACCCAAACAAGGAAACAGGAAGGAGTCAAATCAACTTGCATTTCCCCTACCCTCACCGCCCCCTTTCCTTCCCAAGGCAATAGTGTAGGGGACGCCCAGTAAGTTACGGAAAAGGCGGAGACAGAGGTTTCGTTCCCGCCCCTCCAATTCAGTCTCCAAAAAGGTCCGCATAATTGATATATAAGGGGCTTCAGTGTGTAGCAAAGTTGCAAAAGTTAAGAGTTGTTGTTTGTCTTCGATCATGTCTGGTAGAGGCAAAGGTGGTAAAGGTTTAGGAAAGGGAGGCGCCAAGCGCCATCGCAAAGTGCTGCGTGACAACATACAGGGCATCACGAAGCCCGCCATCCGTCGCTTGGCCCGACGCGGCGGCGTGAAACGCATTTCGGGCCTCATTTATGAGGAGACCCGCGGTGTTCTTAAGGTGTTCCTGGAGAATGTGATACGGGACGCCGTAACCTACACGGAGCACGCCAAGCGTAAGACAGTCACTGCAATGGATGTTGTCTACGCGCTCAAGCGCCAGGGACGCACTCTGTACGGCTTTGGTGGCTGAGCCTCACCCCGGCTTTTTATTTAACAGCTCACCCATAAAAGGCCCTTTTCAGGGCCACCTCCTTCGTCACACGAAGGGCTGTAACTGATGACGACTTGGGTTTCGTTTTGTAAATTTGGGATTCTAACTGAGTTAAACCGAGCCGTTTTTAGCGATCTTCCTAAGATGGCGGATGTGctaaggagaaagggaaggcGAAACATTAGAAACTTGTTCAGGTATTTCGATCGCAAACATTCACAGGAAAAGATGGTGGAAATGGTTTGGGAATACCAGCAGCCTTTTATGACGTATGTGATGTGTTTTATTCCCACGTTTCTGAAATTTACTCCTATGTTAGGTGGCTGGGACTTAACTACACTAGCATTACAtgtttagtttttgagatggagttgctcttgtccaggctgtagtgcaatgacgcaatctcggctcaccgcaaccaccccctcccgggtttaagcggttctcctgactcaacctcccgagtaactggggttacaggcatgcgccaccacgcttggctaattttttatttttagtacagaaggggctTTTCtgtgttggtctggctggtctcgaactcccgacctcaggtgatccgcccttcttggcctcccaaagtgcagggattgcaggcgtgagccaccgtgcccggccttagtGTTATTTATTAGGCATAGAACGTGAGTAATCTTAGGGCGGCTGTGGACAGATCAATTACTGGTAAACTTAATCCACTACTTGTgtccgggcgcggtgcctcaggCCTGAatcacagcaccttgggagaccacGGCGGGCGGATtactagagctcaggagttcgagactagcctgggcaaccaaaatggtgaaactccgtctcaactaaaaaagtTAAATAGGAAAGTTAGCCCGGCGTTGTGGCGGACGCCTGCTGTCGCAGCTAATCTgcaagggctgaggcaggagaatcgcttgagcacgggaggcggagatttcagtgagctgagatggtgccactccactcctgcctgggcgacagagaccatgcctcaaaaaaaaaaaaaaaaaagtaaagtttggccgggctcggtggctcatgtctgcaatcccatctgtaattccagcagcttgggaggccgaggtgggtggatcacttgagctcaacgagttcgagaccagcctggctagcactgcaaaacctcgtctctactaaaaatacaaaaattagacgtagacgtggtgacacgcgcctgtagtcccagctactcgggaggctgaggcaggagaatcacttgaacccgggagactgaggttgcagtgagccgaggtcgcgccactgcactccaggcctggggcACAGaacaaggctccgtctcaaaaagaaaaaaaaaagcccaagttTTTGTCTTACCCAGTGAATTCTTTGTTGGGGCACTTACTGTGATTTCAGGTCATTGATAATTTTACTGCTTTATTTCTCAAGTACTGGTAATTTATAACCC is part of the Homo sapiens chromosome 6, GRCh38.p14 Primary Assembly genome and encodes:
- the H4C6 gene encoding histone H4 — encoded protein: MSGRGKGGKGLGKGGAKRHRKVLRDNIQGITKPAIRRLARRGGVKRISGLIYEETRGVLKVFLENVIRDAVTYTEHAKRKTVTAMDVVYALKRQGRTLYGFGG